The Candidatus Poribacteria bacterium genome contains the following window.
GGCGGATGCCATTCTATCGGAGTCGGTCAGGAGCCGGAAGGCTGGGGCGACGTGCCGGTGGGTCAGATGGCGGGCATGTCCTCGAAGATCGCGATGTCGTTCATCGGGAAGTGGCGGCGGTTGTAGGTGATGAGCGTTAGCCCGTGGATGCGTGCCGTTGCCGCCAGCAGCATGTCGACCTTGCCAGGCGTTTGACCTTGTCGGTGGAATGTCTGCCAATAAAGAGCGGCTACCTCAGCGACTGGACGGCTGACCGGCAGCACGCGGAACGGCTCGAAGAAGCGACGAGTCTTGGGTTCCTCGCCCGCTCTCGCGCCAGCCCACACCTCGAAGACCGTAAAGGCAGAACAGACGGGCCTCGCATCGGTGACAAGGGAGCGCAAGAGCTCGACAGTCGGTGCATGGTTCCGAAGCGCCCAAATCAGAACGTCCGAATCGAAGAGATAGTGCGTCCTCGTATGGGTCACTTCTCCCGAATCCCGTGCCAGCCTTGGGCGTCGCGAAGCTCTCGGAGGTAGCGCTCCATATCCTCAGCCGTGTTCAGGTCGGGATGGTTTTCGTCCGTCCACGCGCCCGCGCACTCGTCCAACGCTTCGTGGAAATCGAGCACGGCGAGCCTCTCCTGAACCGCATCGGCGATGAACGCGCTGCGCTTACGCGGCGACACCAACCGCTTCAGCCGCTCCAACGTCTCAACGGGCAGTACGACGGTCGTGCGCACCGTTCCTTCCGACATGGCGATCTCCTGCGGCAGCGAACGATGACTTACTGTATGACATCGTACCCGTCGACGCGGCGATCGGCAATCGCGACGCGCGTCAGAGGGAGTGCCACTCCCTGCCGTCGCGGATCAGGAGCTCGTCCGCCTCGGCGGGTCCCCACGTACCAGCCCGGTAGAACGCCAGTCCGGCTGACGACGCCGCCCACGCCGTCAGGACGGGTGTCAGAACACGCCACGCGGCGTCGTGCATCTCCGCCGGGGCGAAAAGCATCGAGTCGCCCTGGATGACGTCGAGGAGCAGCGTCTCGTAGGCATCCGACAACGGCTGACGGAACGCGCGGTCATAGCGGAAATCCATCTCGACCGTCGCGATGTCCATCGACACGCCGGGCGTCTTGGCGGCGAACGACAGGGCGATGCCCTCGTTGGGCTGGATGCGGATCGCCAGGACGTTCCGGCAGGGCGTTCCCTGGCAGTCGCGGAACAGGGCGAGAGGCGGCTCCTTGAAGTGGATGGCGACTTCGGTGACGCGCTTGGGCAGCCGCTTGCCGGTTCGAAAGTAGAACGGCACGCCACTCCATCGCCACGTGTCGATGAAGAGTTTGCCGGCGACGTATGTCTCCGTCGTTGAGGTCGGCGCGACGCGGCTCTCCTCGCGGTATCCCGGCACGGGCGCCTCGCCATGCTCGCCAGCGATGTACTGGCCCCGCAGGATGTCCTCTGCCGCGATGGGACGCAGCGCCTCGGCGACTTTGACCTTCTCCAGCCGCACATGGCGCGCGTCGAGCGACGAGGGCGGCTCCATCGCCACTGTCGCCATCAACTGGATGACGTGGTTCTGGACAATGTCGCGCAGAGCGCCGGTCGATTCGTAGAACGGGCCCCGAGTCTCGACGCCCAGCGTCTCCGCGACGGTGATCTGGACGTGATCGACGTACCGCCGGTTCCAGATGGACTCGTAGATCGTGTTCCCGAATCGGAAGACGAGCAGATTCTGGACGCTCTCTTTGCCAAGGTAATGATCGATCCGATAGACCCGTTCCTCGCGGAAGGCACGTAGGAGCCGCGCGTTCAGCGCCTGGGAGCTCGCCAAGTCGTGCCCGAAGGGCTTCTCGACGACGATCCGATGCCACCCCGGCTCCGGCGACGATGCCAGCCCCGCCGATTCTATGTGATCGACGACGGTCGCGATGGCATCCGGCGGCGTCGAGAGATAGAAGACATACCGCTGCCCGTCAGTACTCAGCGCCGCAAGCCGGCTCGCCAAGCGGTGGAACCCCTGGGCGTCTTCCAGGTCGAGGGCGACGAAGAAGAGCCGCGCGGCGAAGGACGCCCATTCATCGGAACCGACCTCGAAGCCTGCGGCAAACTCGGACAGGCATTCGCGCACTTCATCGCGGAACGCGTCGTCACCCCATTCACGCCTAGCGACGCCGACGATGGACGTTGCCGGATGGAGGTGCCCCTGCCGCCAAAGCTGGAACAGCGACGGAAGCAGCTTCCGGCGCGAGAGATCCCCCGCGACGCCGAAGATGACCAGCGCACACGGAACCTTCGGCGGTTCCGGCTGCGTCGCGCCTGTCGTGACGGTGAAATCCATGCGCCTTCCGTTCGATGGTCAGCGTGCGGATACGGTGGCGTAGTGTGTCGGGTCGGGGATGCCCGCCTCGCGGAACCCCTTGGCACGCAGCAGGCAGGAGTCGCACGCGCCGCAAGCGGCTCCGTCGTCGGACGGGTCGTAGCACGAGTGGGTCAGCGCGTAGTCCACGCCCAGGGCGGCTCCCCGGCGGATGATCTCGGCTTTCGTCAGCGCGATGAGGGGCGTGCGGACCCGGATTCGCGTCGTTCCCTCGACGCCCGCCTTCGTCGCCAGGTTCGCCATGCGCTCGAACGCCTCGATGAACTCCGGGCGGCAGTCGGGGTAGCCTGAGTAGTCGAGCGCGTTGACGCCGATGAACAGGTCGCTCGCGCCCCGCACCTCGGCGTAGGCGAGCGCGAACGCGAGGAAGATCGTGTTCCGCGCAGGCACGTAGGTGATGGGGATTCCCTCGCCGATGTCGCCAGCATCTCTGCCCTTGGGCACGGCGATGTCGTCGGTCAGGGCGGAGCCTCCGAACGCTCGCAGGTCGATCCGCGCCGTGCGGTGCTCGACGGCGCCGAGCGCGGCAGCGATGCGATGGGCAGCGTCGAGCTCGTGGCGGTGGCGCTGTCCGTAGTCGAAGCTCAGCGCGTAAGCGTCGAAACCGTCGTCCACCGCGATGGCGAGAGCCGTCGCCGAGTCGATCCCGCCGCTCAGGAGCACGATGGCAGGCGGACGGTCAGACGCCACGCTTGGTCCCCCAGATGTCGATGTGGAGCCTCGGAGAGAGCCGATAGCCTCGCTCGACGCACGCCTCCGCAAGCCACGCCGTGCGAGTGCGGGTCTCGTCTGGCGTTCTGCCCTCCGGCATGAGCACGACCGAGCTCGGAGCGAGCTCACACTCGCGGACGATGGCGTCGATCTCATCCATGTCCGACGGTTCGCACACGACGAACTTGACCTGGCAGGCATGCCGCGCCGCGAACGCGCGGATGACGTCAGGCGCGTACCGATGCGGCTCGTGCATCGCCAACGCTCGGCGGTCGCTCGTGGGATTCGAGTTGGCGAGCTTGGGGCTCATCGAGATGAGTTGCGCCCGCACCGGCGCGAAGACGGTCGCGTTCGTCTCGACCGTCGTGTGGTAGCCGCCTTCGTCGAGCAGACCGCAGAGCCCTGCCAGTTCCCTCGCCTGGATGAACGGCTCCCCGCCTGTGATGACGACATGTCGGCAGCCGTAGGACGCGATCCGCTCGAACGCCTCTTCGACGGCGATATCGCGATCCTCCGGCTCCCAACTCGTGTAGGGCGTGTCGCACCAGATGCAGCGGAGGTTACAGAAGCTCGTGCGGAAGAAGACGCTGGGAACGCCGACGAGGGTTCCCTCGCCCTGGATCGAGTGGAAGAGCTCGCTGTACTTCATCGGACGGCTTCCGTGAACCACCCGATCGGTTCGACGCTCATGATCGGGACGCGCGCTCATCCGCACGCGGAGGGCGCGTTACTTGAACTCGGCGCGCTGGAAGTCCGGGTATGCCTCGTTGGAGTGCTCCACGTGATCCAGCCCTTCCAGCTCGTCGTCGCGGGAGACTCGAAGCCCAGCGAATCGCGACAGGATCGTGCAGGTGAGCCACATCGCGCCGGCTCCAGCAGCGGCGACAGCCGCGATGCCGATCACCTGCGCGACCAGCAAGCGCGACCCCCCGCCCATCAAGAGCCCTTCACTCGGAACGAGCAGTCCTGCCACGAGGCATCCCCAGACGCCCGCCAGCCCGTGAACCGGCACGACGCCGCCCACGTCGTCAAGCTGCAGCCGGTCGCTCCACTGCGTTCCCAACACCGACAGGAACCCGCCGACCCCCCCGACGATGACGCCAGCCAATGGATTCAGCCGATCCGCCGCCGCGACGACCGCGACCGTCCCGGCGACCGCGCCGTTCAGGATGAGCGCGACGTCCGGCTTCCCGAACCGCCCCCACGCGAACGACATCGCCGCCAACGCCCCCGCCGACTGTCCCAGCAGAGCCACGACGGCGATCTCGGCGAGCGGAGGCGTCGGAACGCCGACGATGTTGCTCACCTGCGTCCCCCTGCCCATCAGGAGCCCGAGCCATCCGATCGTCAGGAGCCAGAACCCGACGGCGCTCATGGGCAGATTGTGCGCCGGCAGCGCGTTCGGCAGCCCCTCGCGCGAGTAGCGCCCGATCCTCGGACCAACGGCGCGAGTCGCCCCCAGAGCCGCCGCCCCGCCAAGGATGTGGATCGCCGCCGCCCCGCCGAAGTCGCGGAACCCCAGCGAGTGCAGCCATCCGTTCGGATGCCAGACCCAGTGCTGGACGACCGGCACGATGACGCCCATCGTCACCAGAATGACGATCATCGACGCGCCGAACCGCGTCCTGCCCAGCATTCCCGACACGGCGACGGTCCCGGCGAACACGGCGAGCATCGTGTAGAACCACCACGCCGACGCCGAGCCCATCGGGACACCGGTACCCAGCGAGAAGAACCCCGTCGTGCCGACGAGCCCCGACGCGGAATCCCCGTATGCGAACCCGCTTCCGACCGCCCACTGGAGCAGAACGCCGATCCAAAGGACCACCGCCAGGAGCACCGAACTATGCCCGGCGGTCTTGGATCGCGCGTAGCCGACCACCATGACGGCGACTCCGGCGACTGCCAGTGTCGCGCCCAACGCTGCGTAGATCAGTTCCGTGTTACCCATCGTGACGCCTCCGTCACGCTCGGTGCGCCGGCTGCTGCTGGGTCAGACAGTGGCAGGCGCCCAGCCCAAGCACCAGATCGCGCGCCATGATCGGCACGATCCGGCGCGTCGGGAACAGGCTCGCGCAGGCAGACCTCGCCAGCGCATCTCTCTCTCCTCCGAACACCGGAAGCAGCACGCACTCGTTCCCGATGTAGAAGTTCAGGTAGCTCGCGGGCAGGCGGACGCCCTCGACTTCGACCGGTTCCGGCATCGGCAGCGGAACCACTTCCAGAGGCATTCCGTCCTCGGCTCTCAGTTCCTGCAGGCGGCACAGATTGTCCGCCAGGGGCTCGTGGTTCTCGTCCGATGGATCGTCCTCGACCGCCGTCACGACCGCGCGGGAACCGACGAACCGCGTGATGTCGTCCACGTGTCCGTCCGTGTCGTCGCCGACGATGCCCTCGCCCAGCCATAGGACGTTCGTTACACCCAGGTGGCGGCGCAGCACGTTCTCGATCTCGTTCACGCTCATCCCCGGGTTCCGCGTCGGGTTCAGCAAACACGACTCCGTCGTCAGGAGCGTGCCGGTTCCGTTCACGTCGATGGAGCCGCCCTCCAGGATGAGCCCCGGTTCCACGCGCGGCATGTCGAGCAGCGCCGCCACCTGCGCAGGCACGGCGTCGTCCAGGTCCCATGGGGGGTACTTCCCGCCCCACATGTTGAACCCCCAGTCGTTCAGCGCGATTCCGTCCTGGGTGGCGACGAAGTTGGGCCCGTAGTCGCGGATCCACGCGTCGTTCGTTGGGATACGATGGAGCCGGACTCGCGCTGTCGGCACGTCCGCTTGCTGGAGGCACGTCCGCGCCCGGAGCTCCATCGCCTCGTCGTTCACCAGCACACAGACGATCTCACCCGTCACGAGGGCTCGGATCATCTCGACGAACGCGCGTTCAGCCCGCTCGACGCCGAGGTACCACGTCTCCGGATTGTGGGGCCAGGCGAGCCACGTCGCGGCGTGGGGCTCCCACTCCGCCGGCATCCGGTAACGGGCGCTCATCGTCGTCTGCCGTCCAGATAGCGCTCCATGATGCCGCCGTAGGCATCGATCCGACGATCTCTCAGGAAGGGCCACGCGCGGCGGATCTCGCGGAGCAAGCCCATGTCGCACTCGGCGATCAGCGTCTCCTCGCGCTCCTCGGCGCGAACGATGACGCGTCCGAACGGATCGCACGCGAAGGAGTTTCCCCAGAACTGGAGCCCGCCCTCGATTCCCACGCGATTGACCGCCGCGACGAAGACTCCGTTGGCGATGGCATGGGAACGCTGGATGGACTCCCAAGCGTTGCGCTGTGCCTCGCCCCACTCGTCCTTCTCGAATGCGTGCCAGC
Protein-coding sequences here:
- a CDS encoding type II toxin-antitoxin system VapC family toxin, with the translated sequence MARDSGEVTHTRTHYLFDSDVLIWALRNHAPTVELLRSLVTDARPVCSAFTVFEVWAGARAGEEPKTRRFFEPFRVLPVSRPVAEVAALYWQTFHRQGQTPGKVDMLLAATARIHGLTLITYNRRHFPMNDIAIFEDMPAI
- a CDS encoding 7-carboxy-7-deazaguanine synthase QueE, translated to MKYSELFHSIQGEGTLVGVPSVFFRTSFCNLRCIWCDTPYTSWEPEDRDIAVEEAFERIASYGCRHVVITGGEPFIQARELAGLCGLLDEGGYHTTVETNATVFAPVRAQLISMSPKLANSNPTSDRRALAMHEPHRYAPDVIRAFAARHACQVKFVVCEPSDMDEIDAIVRECELAPSSVVLMPEGRTPDETRTRTAWLAEACVERGYRLSPRLHIDIWGTKRGV
- the zwf gene encoding glucose-6-phosphate dehydrogenase; translation: MDFTVTTGATQPEPPKVPCALVIFGVAGDLSRRKLLPSLFQLWRQGHLHPATSIVGVARREWGDDAFRDEVRECLSEFAAGFEVGSDEWASFAARLFFVALDLEDAQGFHRLASRLAALSTDGQRYVFYLSTPPDAIATVVDHIESAGLASSPEPGWHRIVVEKPFGHDLASSQALNARLLRAFREERVYRIDHYLGKESVQNLLVFRFGNTIYESIWNRRYVDHVQITVAETLGVETRGPFYESTGALRDIVQNHVIQLMATVAMEPPSSLDARHVRLEKVKVAEALRPIAAEDILRGQYIAGEHGEAPVPGYREESRVAPTSTTETYVAGKLFIDTWRWSGVPFYFRTGKRLPKRVTEVAIHFKEPPLALFRDCQGTPCRNVLAIRIQPNEGIALSFAAKTPGVSMDIATVEMDFRYDRAFRQPLSDAYETLLLDVIQGDSMLFAPAEMHDAAWRVLTPVLTAWAASSAGLAFYRAGTWGPAEADELLIRDGREWHSL
- a CDS encoding ammonium transporter, with product MGNTELIYAALGATLAVAGVAVMVVGYARSKTAGHSSVLLAVVLWIGVLLQWAVGSGFAYGDSASGLVGTTGFFSLGTGVPMGSASAWWFYTMLAVFAGTVAVSGMLGRTRFGASMIVILVTMGVIVPVVQHWVWHPNGWLHSLGFRDFGGAAAIHILGGAAALGATRAVGPRIGRYSREGLPNALPAHNLPMSAVGFWLLTIGWLGLLMGRGTQVSNIVGVPTPPLAEIAVVALLGQSAGALAAMSFAWGRFGKPDVALILNGAVAGTVAVVAAADRLNPLAGVIVGGVGGFLSVLGTQWSDRLQLDDVGGVVPVHGLAGVWGCLVAGLLVPSEGLLMGGGSRLLVAQVIGIAAVAAAGAGAMWLTCTILSRFAGLRVSRDDELEGLDHVEHSNEAYPDFQRAEFK
- a CDS encoding agmatine deiminase family protein — protein: MSARYRMPAEWEPHAATWLAWPHNPETWYLGVERAERAFVEMIRALVTGEIVCVLVNDEAMELRARTCLQQADVPTARVRLHRIPTNDAWIRDYGPNFVATQDGIALNDWGFNMWGGKYPPWDLDDAVPAQVAALLDMPRVEPGLILEGGSIDVNGTGTLLTTESCLLNPTRNPGMSVNEIENVLRRHLGVTNVLWLGEGIVGDDTDGHVDDITRFVGSRAVVTAVEDDPSDENHEPLADNLCRLQELRAEDGMPLEVVPLPMPEPVEVEGVRLPASYLNFYIGNECVLLPVFGGERDALARSACASLFPTRRIVPIMARDLVLGLGACHCLTQQQPAHRA
- the queC gene encoding 7-cyano-7-deazaguanine synthase QueC, whose amino-acid sequence is MASDRPPAIVLLSGGIDSATALAIAVDDGFDAYALSFDYGQRHRHELDAAHRIAAALGAVEHRTARIDLRAFGGSALTDDIAVPKGRDAGDIGEGIPITYVPARNTIFLAFALAYAEVRGASDLFIGVNALDYSGYPDCRPEFIEAFERMANLATKAGVEGTTRIRVRTPLIALTKAEIIRRGAALGVDYALTHSCYDPSDDGAACGACDSCLLRAKGFREAGIPDPTHYATVSAR